CACCACATATAAATCCATATCGCCGTCACCATCGCTGTCAAAGAAAATTGCACCCGTATCTTCATACGCTGCATCCTGTTTCCAATCGCCCGTTTTTTCAGAAAACCCGTTAGAAGATTGGATGTATAACACTCCGGCCTGACCGGCCGCTCCGCCAATAAAAAGGTCTTCATTCCCATCCCCGTTTACGTCTGCTTTTACGATTGCCGGCCCCACATTAGATTGCGAATGCGGCAACAATATTTGCTTGGCATAATCATCGAACCGGTCTTCAATATGTTGAAATCCAATACCCGAATTTGTAACGTTTTTCAACAATGAAGCTGTATTTGAAGCGAGGTTAGTTGTGCTCTTTTGTGCCGAAGTGTAATCAATAGCATGCGTTTTATTGGCTTCTACCGAAGGAATTGTTGTGACTTTTCCATCGGGCCAGATTACTGTAACCGAAGCAGTTGCCGCGTCTTTAAGTCCGAATACCATAGCCGGATCTACAGAAGAAAGATATCCACGAGTGGTGTATAGTTCCTGCCACTGACTTCCTACCTCTGTTGTTACTTCAACTTTAGCGCCTAGCGCCTGAGGGTTTAACGCAGGGCCTTTTAACCGGAGTTTTATACTGTTTTTCCCTATAGAATTCGCTGCGAGACTTTCGTACAAGGTAGCTTCCGTTCCCATGTTATTGGTCACAAAGTCCAAATCCCCGTCATTGTCGAAATCGGCAGTGGCAATCCCGTTGGAGTTATATAGGCTTGGTGGGGCCCATTTTCCTGAAACATTTTCGAAATGCGCATTTCCATCATTCTGATAAAAAATATTCTCGGAGATATCACTGGGCACAATTTGCAATAAATCCTGAAGACTGGTTTGCAAGCCGGAGCGTTCCCGCTTATTTACTTCGATTTGAATATCTCTAAAAAGAAAATTCTCCTTGATTCCGTTGGTGATAAACAAATCCTTATCTCCGTCGTGATCCATATCAAAAAATAGTGGGGCCCAACTCCAGTCGGTTTTCGCGGTTCCCGAAAATTGAGCAACTTCGTTATACCGATTATTCCCATTATTTACGTGCATAGTATTGAACATATACTGAGAGTGGTAGCCATTATTCTTTAGACCGTGAAACTTTACAACATCCATGGATTTCATATAGGCTTTGGATCTAAAATGATCATCGGGGGCCATATCTACCACATAAATATCCAACAGGCCGTCGTTATTAATATCGACCATTTCATTTCCCATACTGTTAAAGGAAATATGATCAAAATAACTATCAATTTCGTTTTTGAAGGTTTTATTACCTTGATTGATACACAACAAATCCGGTTCTTCAAAGTCACTGCTGATGTAAATATCAGGGTAACCGTCCTTGTTTATATCTCCTATCGCAATTCCGTGACGATACCCAAAGTTGACCAAACCGGCTTCTTTAGACTTGTCTACAAATTTCCCATTCACATTTTCGTAAAAGACATCGGTTTGAATTTTACCCGATTTAATTTCCATCATATGTGCCTTGGCATCTTTAGCCTTAAAACCGGGCTGAGGATGATTTAACAAGTACATGTCCAAATCTCCATCGAGATCGTAATCGAAAAAAGCCGATTGAATGGAATGTTCGGCGCTGGCAAGGCCATATTCGGCTGCTGCCTCAGTAAAAGTGTTGTCTTTATTATTAATATATAATCTGTTGGTAAGGTCTGTCACTGATTTTGAAGGTCCCGAACGGCATACATAAATATCCAACCAACCATCGGCGTTAATATCTACCATCGTCACACCCGTGCTCCAACCTTGTAATTTGGCTATTCCCGAAGTTTCAGAAATATCCTTAAATTTTAAATTCCCTTCATTTATGTACAATTTATCATCCGATGAATTTCCTGCAAAATAAATATCGGGCAACCCGTCGTTGTTAATATCTCCGGTGGCCACTCCACTGCCATTGTATATAAACTCATAGTTTAAATAATTAGCATCCATGGTTTCTACTACCGTGTTTTTAAAGGTGAGATTGGTGGCGTTCGAATCGTGAAACGCAAAAAGGGGTGCTATAGCATCCTCGGTGGTTGCTGCATTTTTATTCAAATTAGCTTCCGACCTTTTTTCACCGCAAGAAATGATGCACAAGATTGATAAAAGTAAGAGTATTCTTTTCATAAGTTGTTTGGTTAGATATCTCATCCATAAACTGAAGCCTAAAAATAGGGAAATAGAAGCAACTAATTTATTCTTATAAGACGATTTTGTCGATTTCTTCTTAAGGATGATAAAGATATGAATATTTTGTTTTGGGCAATTCCCTTCTTCGCCGGCCTCCTTCGCCCAAGTAGCTCGGCTTCGAAGCGTCGGGCTATTCGCTATATCCCCCAATCAAGTTGGGGGGATGTCGCTGCTATCCCTATTGCAAAATGAACTGCCCTGCCTTTGCCGTGAGTTAGGAACTAAGTGATACGCTCGTCATCCCGCACTTGCCTGCAAGGAGCTGCCACACTGAGCTGCCACACTGAGCGTAGCCGAAGTGAAGTCGATGTGACACGTTTGTCATCCCGAACCCGAAGAGGGTAGACGGCTCTAAATAATATACAACATCAAAATCCTGAGTTTTGTATCTTATAAAATGTACAAAACTCAGAATTTTGGCACCACGCCACTTGTGGAATTTAGTCTTGTCATCCCGTGCTGGCCTGCACTGAGCGTAGTCGAAGTGACACGGGAACAAAAAAGTTCCTCATCAAATAAATGATGAGGGTAAATACATGACGGCTCAATAGAATAAAACGCTAAAAGCAGGGATTTTGCAACTTATTTAGCGTACAAAATCCCTCTCACAGGAAGTCGCAATGATGTTTTGTCATTCTGAGCTTGACTCAGAATCCATTCAAAGTCCTTCTTCAATGAAATGATGAGGATAAATAGATGACGGCTCAATAGTATGAAACAACCAAAACCTTTAAAATTGTAGTTTTGAATGTACAATTTTAAAGGTTTTGGTTACCACACCACTTGTGGAAGTTAGTCCTGTCATCCCGTGCTGGCCTGCACTGAGCATAGTCGAAGTGACACGGGGTCAAAAAAAAAAGACCCTCATCAAATAAATGATGAGGATAAATAGATGACGGCTCAATAGTACTAAAACAGTCAAAATTGCCAAAGTGGTATCTTAAAACTATCACTTTGGCAATTTTGACTACCACGCCCCTTGTGGAAGCGTCGCATAAATTTACTCCAAAAAAAAAGACCCAACCATTTACATGATTGAGTCTTTATAAGAAGGCGGCGACCTACTCTTCCACAAGTGTAGTACCATCGGCGCAAACGGGCTTAACTTCTCTGTTCGGAAAGGTAAGAGGTGAGCCCCGTCGCTATAACCACCTTAGTTGTAAGTGAGTGGTGAGTGGTGAAGTGTGAGTCGTAATTTCGATTCACTGTTCACTGTTCACTATTCACTGTCCGCTATTGGCGGACAAATATCTTAACATATTGAAAAAAGAAATAAGAAAATGCATGTAAATAAGGTAATTGATCCTCATTATAGGTATGCAAAAGAGTTAGCTTCCCCCCAACCTAGATTGGAGGGAAACGACGTACATAAGCATACGGGTTATTAGTATCACTCGGCTACGTACGTTACCGCACTTACACCTGTGACCTATCAACGTGGTAGTCTCCCACGACCCTTTAAAGAAATCTCATCTTGTGGTGGGTTTCGCGCTTATATGCTTTCAGCGCTTATCCCTTCCCGACGTAGCTACCCAGCAATGCTCCTGGCGGAACAACTGGTACACCAGAGGTCAGTCCAACTCGGTCCTCTCGTACTAGAGTCAGATCCACTCAAATTTCTTGCGCCCACTGTAGATAGAGAC
This genomic stretch from Ulvibacter sp. MAR_2010_11 harbors:
- a CDS encoding VCBS repeat-containing protein — encoded protein: MKRILLLLSILCIISCGEKRSEANLNKNAATTEDAIAPLFAFHDSNATNLTFKNTVVETMDANYLNYEFIYNGSGVATGDINNDGLPDIYFAGNSSDDKLYINEGNLKFKDISETSGIAKLQGWSTGVTMVDINADGWLDIYVCRSGPSKSVTDLTNRLYINNKDNTFTEAAAEYGLASAEHSIQSAFFDYDLDGDLDMYLLNHPQPGFKAKDAKAHMMEIKSGKIQTDVFYENVNGKFVDKSKEAGLVNFGYRHGIAIGDINKDGYPDIYISSDFEEPDLLCINQGNKTFKNEIDSYFDHISFNSMGNEMVDINNDGLLDIYVVDMAPDDHFRSKAYMKSMDVVKFHGLKNNGYHSQYMFNTMHVNNGNNRYNEVAQFSGTAKTDWSWAPLFFDMDHDGDKDLFITNGIKENFLFRDIQIEVNKRERSGLQTSLQDLLQIVPSDISENIFYQNDGNAHFENVSGKWAPPSLYNSNGIATADFDNDGDLDFVTNNMGTEATLYESLAANSIGKNSIKLRLKGPALNPQALGAKVEVTTEVGSQWQELYTTRGYLSSVDPAMVFGLKDAATASVTVIWPDGKVTTIPSVEANKTHAIDYTSAQKSTTNLASNTASLLKNVTNSGIGFQHIEDRFDDYAKQILLPHSQSNVGPAIVKADVNGDGNEDLFIGGAAGQAGVLYIQSSNGFSEKTGDWKQDAAYEDTGAIFFDSDGDGDMDLYVVSGGAHLPEGSPNYQDRLYLNDGAGNFKKAIDRLPALAVSGQAVVSSDIDGDGDIDLFVGGRIIPDKYPYAPKSYFLMNENGRFTQKELATNQLIADALFSDYDGDGDEDLIVVGEWSPIKIFNNNKGEFTEAKIDALANTTGLWFGLAQNDIDGDGDMDYFVGNLGLNAKFKVSDKKEFHIYAYDFDNNGTNDVVLSGTYQGKLVPSRGRECSSQQMPFIKDKFLDYRSFANATLEDVYGEKLKEALHYKADMMYSVFLENKGNGNFEIKKLPWQAQLSPLSGFAFADVNNDGNNEIITVGNLYNVEVETVRYDASKGSVLSYANGNFSAIPFKESGFATSGDAREVITIKNKERTLLVVTNNNGKVDVFSLNGKGKENQSI